DNA from Oncorhynchus kisutch isolate 150728-3 unplaced genomic scaffold, Okis_V2 scaffold856, whole genome shotgun sequence:
ctctctccctctctctctccccctctctctctctccctctctctctccctctctctctctctctccctctctctctccctctctctccctctccctctctctctccccctctctctctctctctctctctctcccccctacagGAAGAGTCCCAGCAGATCCTGGCCCGCCAGAAGTCCAACTCTCAGTCGGACAGCCATGATGACGAGGTGTCCCCCCCGCTGCCCAACCCAGTGGTCAAGGCCCGCCGCCGCCGGGGAGGGGTCAGTGCTGAAGTCTACACTGAAGAGGACGCCGTCAGCTACGTCCGCAAGGTCAGAGATAAACACTTCAACCAACTCACACAGTCAGGAACATTCAGTAACCATAGTAACACTttggctgggaattgccaggaacCTCCCCATACCATATTGTCACggtacttaggtgccgatacgatatgtattgcgattctcacgattctacatGTATAGCGATTCGATACTGCTATTTTTTTACTGCGATTTAATATTCCTCAGTATATGAGGAATTCCATATATGAGTTATTCCATTctagccattaccatgagcccaacCTCCTATAGCTtcttccaccagcctccactgatatatgctgcagagagagacagagagagagacagagagacagagagagacagagagagacagagagagacagagagagagacagagagacagagagagacagagagagacagagagagacagagagacagagagagacagagagagacagagagagagacagagagagagacagagagagagacagagagagacagagagagagacagagagagagacagagagagacagagagagacagagagagagacagagagagacagagagagttttgatcagtcatggaaataaaagtgctgaaaacatgttcaCTAGCGCTCTACCGTTGtagcatagctagctaacaacctggtcaGTTTGCCAGTATCTTTATCCAAACATGTTGGGACACAGACATAAAGGTAAAGGGAGGGCTTCTTCAGGAGATCAATAATCACAGTGATGAATGAAGGACAGGTCTCTGGCATGTCGTCAACAATGTTCTTAAAGAGACACTATACAATGTTCCATGCAATTACATTtagatttgagtcatttagctgtAATCTCAAAAGGAAAATAGTGCTTTTACACAATGCAGAAAATTACTTTGTAATTTTAATGACATATATTTGTATAAAATGTTCATCTTTTTATGGGTACTGACATAACGGCCTGACCCCCCGTTACCTCGCTGTAATCGGCAGGTCACTGGAGTGTGGCttatgtgtgtgtctccaccccTCTGCCCCTGCCAGTCTTAGCAGCAGTTATCTATCAGTCTTAGCAGCAGGTATCTGCCAGTATTAGCAGCAGTTATCTATCAGTCTTAGCAGCAGGTATCTGCCAGTATTAGCAGCAGATATCTGTCAGTCTTAGCAGCGGGTATCTGTCAGCCTTAGCAGCAGGTATATGTCATTCTTAGCAGCATGTATCTATCATTCTTAGCAGCAGATATCTGCCAGTCTTAGCAGCAGGTATTCATCAGTCTTAGCAGCAGGTATCTATCAGTCTTAGCAGTAGGTATCTGTCAGTCTTAGCAGCAGGTATCCGCCAGTCTTAGCAGCAGGTATCTATCATTCTTAGCAGCAGGTATCTGCCAGTCTTAGCAGCAGGTATTCATCAGTCTTAGCAGCAGGTATCTATCAGTCTTAGCAGCAGGTATCTGTCAGTCTTAGCATCAGGCATCTGTCAGCTGTAGCAGCAGGCATCTGTCAGCCTTAGCAGCAGGTATCTGTCATTCTTAGCAGCAGGTATCTGTCATTCTTAGCAGCAGGTATCTATCATTCTTAAAATCATGTATCTATCGTTCTTAGCAGCAGGTATCTGCCAGTCTTAGCAGCAGGTATTCATCAGTCTTATCAGCAGGTATCTACCAGTCTTAGCAGCAGGCCTCTGTCAGTCTTAGCATCAGGCATCTACCAGTCTTAGTAGCAGGCATCTGTCAGACTTAGTAGCAGGTATCTATCAGTCTTAGCAGCAGGTATCTATCATTCTTAGAAGCAGGTATCTATCAGTCTTAGCAGCAGGTATCTATCAGTCTTAGCAGCAGGTATCTATCAGTCTTATCAGCAGGTATATGTCAGTCTTAGCATCAGGCATCTACCAGTCTTAGCATCAGGTATCTGTCAGTCTTAGCAGCAGGTATCTGTCAGTCTTAGCAGCAGGTATCTGTCAGCCTTAGCAGCAGGTATCTATCAGTCTTAGCAGCAGGTATCTGTCAGTCTTAGCAGCAGGTATCTGTCAGCCTTAACAGCAGGTATCTATCAGTCTTAGCAGCAGGTATCTATCATTCTTAGAAGCAGGTATCTATCAGTCTTAGCAGCAGGTATCTGTCAGTCTTAGCAGCAGGTATATGTCAGTATTAGCAGCAGGTATCTATCATTCTTAGCAGCAGGTATCTATCAGTCTTAGCAGCAGGTATCTGTCATTCTTAGCAGCGGGTATCGATCAGTCTTATCAGCAGGTATCTATCAGTCTTAGCAGCAGGTATATGTCAGTCTTATCAGCAGGTATATGTCAGTCTTAGCATCAGGCATCTACCAGTCTTAGCATCAGGTATCTGTCAGTCTTAGCAGCAGGTATCTGTCAGTCTTAGCAGCAGGTATCTGTCAGTCTTAGCATCAGGCGTCTACCAGTCTTAGCAGCAGGCATCTGTCAGCCTTAGCAGCATGTATCTGCCAGTCTTAGCAGCAGGTATCTATCAGTCTTAGCAGCAGGTATCTGCCAGGCTCCAATCATGGATGAAAAACCAATAAACTAGCAAATGTTTAGGTCAGTGGTTCACGCTATCtcagggatacacacacacacacacacacacacacacacacacacacacacacacacacacacacacacacacacacacaatcagggagagagacacgcacacacacacacaaatctgtcATTTCAAGGTTGTCCTTAAAATTCCCATCAGACGATAACGAACATGCCTTTGTTTAGCTTGAGCTACAAGCGTGACGGACAAGTGTCACACATAATTCAGAGTTATGGAAGCAGATTTGAATGAAATGAGCGGTTTAACAAATTGATTGAAGGCTGGGTTCTTCAGTGAACAGCTGTTGCCTTTCCCAGCAATAATGACATGTAGCTAGCAGACCTGGGTTAAAAAACTAtgtaaaataatttcaaatactaTATCtatgcttgattgagcttgcctgttgcCATGAATCCAATAGAAGTCTAAAAATGACAAACCCCACCCACCTGACACAGGCTAAACAAACGCTGGAAGCATTTGAAAGATATCAAATAGTATTTCATTCCAGGTCTGGTATCTAGACAGTACTGGATGACATGGTTCCAGACTGATAACAACACAGGCTCTACATACGTCAATGGACTGAAATAACCCTCAGTCAGAGGCTAAATTGGTTTAATATCTTAGTTAATTTTTCATTCACATTTCCCAGACGAGCAACTAAGCATATTAAATGAATCCCTCTCTCATGCGTTCACATGGCtcagcgtgtttgtgtgtgtatgtgtgtgtgtgtatatgtgtgtgtgtgtgtgtgtgtgtgtgtacgtgtgtgtgtacgtgtgtgtgtatgtgtgtgtgtgtgtgtgtgtgtgtgtgtgttttctcgtCTGTctttatgtttgtgtgtttgtttctgggCTTGGCACTGTGGGAACTTGGTTTTGGCTGAGTGGCGTCAGGAGGATCTCTGTGTAATCTGGGTCTCAGCACACAGGCTTTGCCCTCTCAGCTCCCAGCTCCCAGCTCTCtgccatcctcttcctctccctctcccttcaacAGACTAGATACCGTTTCTACCcttcctctcccactcccttCAACAGACTAGATACCGTTTCTACCcttcctctcccactcccttCAACAGACTAGATACCGTTTctacccttcctctcccttcaaCAGACTAGATACCGTTTctacccttcctctcccttcaaCAGACTAGATACCATTTctacccttcctctccctctcccttcaacAGACTAGATACCGTTTctacccttcctctcccttcaaCAGACTAGATACCGtttctacccctcctctccctctcccttcaacAGACTAGATACCGTTTctacccttcctctcccttcaaCAGACTAGATACCGtttctacccctcctctccctctcccttcaacAGACTAGATACCGTTTCTACCCTTCCTCTCCCATTTGTAGACTAACAGGCTAGACTTTAGTCTATCTACTTTCTACTTTCAGCCTTTAAGAGGTTTGACCCTTTGTCTATTCCCATCCGCTGCCATTCGTAAAGAGGCTAGACAGTAGACAGTTAACCCTCTCTGTGTCTATACTCTCCCAGCTTTAAAGTGGCTAGTAGGCCCTGTCTGTAAGCACTATCCCCCCAACTCTCACTACTTCCAGCTCTAAAGACTCTAGTaaccctctctctacacctctatccataaagactctagtaacccctctctctatacctctatccataaagactctagtaaccctctctctacacctctatccataaagactctagtaacccctctctctacacctctatccataaagactctagtaaccctctctctacacctctgtccataaagactctagtaacccctctctctacacctctatccataaagactctagtaacccctctctctacccctctatccataaagactatagtaacccctctctctacacctctatccataaagactctagtaacccctctctctaccactctatcCATAATGACTCGATTACCCCTTTCTCTACACCTCTATCCCTAAAGactctagtaacccctctctctacccctctatccataaagactatagtaacccctctatcTATAAAGATTCTagtacccctctctctaccactctatccataaagactctagtaacccctctctctacccctctatccataaagactatagtaacccctctctctacccctctatccataaagactctagtaacccctctctctacacctctatccataaagactctagtaacccctctctctacacctctatcTATAAactctagtaacccctctctctacacctctatccataaagactctagtaaccctctctctacacctctatccataaagactctagtaacccctctctctacccctctatccataaagactatagtaacccctctctctacacctctatccataaagactctagtaacccctctctctaccactctatcCATAAAGACTCGATTACCCCTTTCTCTACACCTCTATCCCTAAAGactctagtaacccctctctctacccctctatccataaagactatagtaacccctctatcTATAAAGATTCTagtacccctctctctaccactctatccataaagactctagtaacccctctctctacccctctatccataaagactatagtaacccctctctctacccctctatccataaagactctagtaacccctctctctacacctctatccataaagactctagtaacccctctctctacacctctatcTATAAactctagtaacccctctctctacacctctatccataaagactctagtaaccctctctctacacctctatccataaagactctagtaaccctctctctacacctctatccataaagactctattaacccctctctctacacctctatctataaagactctagtaaccctctctctacacctctatccataaagactctagtaaccctctctctacacctctatccATAAAGACTTGATTACCCCTTTCTCTACACCTCTATCCATAAagactatagtaacccctctctctaccactctatccataaagactctagtaacccctctctctacacctctatccataaagactctagtaaccctctctctccaccctctttccataaagactctagtaacccctctctacccctctatccataaagactctagtaacccctctctctacacctctatccataaagactctagtaaccctctctccaccctctttccATAAAGACTCTAGTAACCCCTCTACACCTCTGTCCATAAAGactctagtaacccctctctctacacctctatccataaagactctagtaacccctctctctacccctctatccataaagactatagtaacccctctctctacacctctatccataaagactctagtaacccctctctctaccactctatcCATAAAGACTCGATTACCCCTTTCTCTACACCTCTATCCCTAAAGactctagtaacccctctctctacccctctatccataaagactatagtaacccctctatcTATAAAGATTCTagtacccctctctctaccactctatccataaagactctagtaacccctctctctacccctctatccataaagactatagtaacccctctctctacccctctatccataaagactctagtaacccctctctctacacctctatccataaagactctagtaacccctctctctacacctctatcTATAAactctagtaacccctctctctacacctctatccataaagactctagtaaccctctctctacacctctatccataaagactctagtaacccctctctctacccctctatccataaagactatagtaacccctctctctacacctctatccataaagactctagtaacccctctctctaccactctatcCATAAAGACTCGATTACCCCTTTCTCTACACCTCTATCCCTAAAGactctagtaacccctctctctacccctctatccataaagactatagtaacccctctatcTATAAAGATTCTagtacccctctctctaccactctatccataaagactctagtaacccctctctctacccctctatccataaagactatagtaacccctctctctacccctctatccataaagactctagtaacccctctctctacacctctatccataaagactctagtaacccctctctctacacctctatcTATAAactctagtaacccctctctctacacctctatccataaagactctagtaaccctctctctacacctctatccataaagactctagtaaccctctctctacacctctatccataaagactctagtaacccctctctctacacctctatctataaagactctagtaaccctctctctacacctctatccataaagactctagtaaccctctctctacacctctatccATAAAGACTTGATTACCCCTTTCTCTACACCTCTATCCATAAagactatagtaacccctctctctaccactctatccataaagactctagtaacccctctctctacacctctatccataaagactctagtaaccctctctctccaccctctttccataaagactctagtaacccctctctacccctctatccataaagactctagtaaacccctctctctacacctctatccataaagactctagtaaccctctctccaccctctttccataaagactctagtaacccctctacacctctatccataaagactctagtaacccctctctacccctctatccataaagactctagtaacccctctctacccctctatccataaagactctagtaacccctctctctacacctctatccataaagactctagtaacccctctctctatacctctatccataaagactctagtaacccctctctctatacctctatccataaagactctagtaacccctctctctacacctctatccataaagactctagtaacccctctctacccctctatccataaagactctagtaacccctctctctacacctctatccataaagactctaataaccctctctctatacctctatccataaagactctagtaaccctctctctacacctctatccataaagactctagtaaccctctctctacacctctatccataaagactctagtaaccctctctctacacctctatccataaagactctagtaaccctctctctatacctctatccataaagactctagtaacccctctctctacacctctatccataaagactctagtaaccctctctctacacctctatccATAAAGAGTATTGCCTCTCTCTTTGGAGCAAATTGTCTATTTCCAGCATTCCAGATGGTTGATAGAGACTACAGAGGGTTTGATGTCAGTCGTGTACTGCAGTGGCCTCATGAATGTTTCAGCCAGTCTGCTGCTGTTGTAGTTGTGGTCCTCTTCATGGTGAGCCATCTGTTGCTTTAAGTTAATTACAGCCTACAGACTGCTGCTTCCCTCAGAGCATTGATGCTTTCTTTCTTACAGtgctatctccttctctctcccactggcATCTCTTTGATTCTGTTTTGCTatagttctctctttctctctctctctctctctctctctctctctctctctctctctctctctctctctctccccctcttcctctctctccttctttctccctctctctccttctctctccctctccctctccctctccctctctctctctctctctccctttcgctctctcgctctctctctctctctctctctctctctctctctctctctctctctctctctctctctctctctctctctccctctctcttctccccacggtAACACATCTGCAGAGCTCAGAGCTCTAAGTTTTTCTCCCTAGAACATCTTTCCTTAAATACAGAGGCAGTAGTCTTTGTAGTGGGCTCTGAGGAAATGTGGCTGGCCCGCATCATTCCCCCAAACAGTCCTTTGGTTCAGACATGGACATGAAAATGCATGTTTTATGAATGAGCACATGGCCTCGTGACCTCACAGCGAAGggctgcacacgcacacacacgcacacgcacacacacacacgcacgcacgcacgcacacacacacacacacactggcgcacACAcatactggcacacacacacacacacgtacactgatCTGAGTCAAACAGATGGGTTGCATTCCAATATGTACAGACAGTTGGGTTTATTTAAAATATACTGTAATGTGCTTAAATCTGTGCATTGAGCTATGTTGATGTATGTGCATGTGCCTGGCTTCATGTGTACAGCTCTAGATTTTACTTTTCTTTTCAATAAAGTTTTTTGGGGGAACTTTAAAAAAAGCTTTTTAGCCATGTAGACATGACAGATAGGAAAGACAATGTGTACAGTATTAAATGGAATCCCATCAATTCCACTGTCTGTGATGAAGGTGCTGAAGTCTGGTTCCTGTTTGCTATGTTGTTCCTCAGGTGATTCCTAAAGACTACAAGACCATGACTGCTCTGGCCAAGGCCATCTCCAAGAACGTGCTGTTTGCTCACCTCGACGACAACGAAAGGAGGTAAGAACCACAAATCATAATccaactgacccaagatcagtgtctagagaCGACTTCATCCTAGTTAAAACACATTAGTGACcgagtgactgagtgagagagcgacattgtgtgtgtgagctAATCATAAAGAGGCCTTTTGTTGTGGTTGAGCAGTTTTCCCGTGTGGCCACAGTGGGCCAGTGTTGTCTGCAGTGCTGCTGGGTTGAAACAGGTCAGAAGTGGTGAGAAGaggggcaggcagacactggGCAGAGGGGCGAGGggtacggagagagagaggggggcatgcCGGAGGGAAAATTGACTGCCTGTTGCCgccctctcctgtgtgtgtgtgtacgctgttGTTGTCGATCGCCATGGCAACCAATCCCCCAAAAAGGCAGGCAGTGTGGATGTTTGACAGTAATCTAAAGTGTGTTGAAATTTTGGTGGGGTGCGGGGTTGGAATTGGGTTACTCGGAACGACACGATTCGCCACGGCTCTGAGAGAGGGTCTGAGGCTGTGGGGTTTGACAAACACAAAACAgcaacaacaaatcaaatcaaactttatttgtcacatgcaccgaatacaacaagtgtagactttaccatgaaatgctgacttacaagcccttaaccaacactgcagttcaagaaagagttaagagtttatttaccaaattaactaaagtaaaaaataatagtaacacaataaaatgacaataaggaggctatatatagggggtaccagtaccaagtcgatgtgcggGGTAAAGTGATAATaaacagataataaacagcgagtagcagcagtgttagaACAaatggagagggacaggggacggggacggggacggggacgggggacggggacggggacgggggacggggacggggacgggggacgggggacggggacggggacggggacgggggacagggacgggggacggggacagggacggggacgggggacggggacggggacggggacggggacaggggacggggacgggggacggggacgggggacgggggcggggacgggggacggggacgggggacggggacggggacgggggacgggggacggggacgggggacgggggacagggacgggggacggggacggggacagggacaggggggggtcaatgtgtaaatagtccggtggacatttgatgagctgttcagcagtcttttggcttggggatagaagctgttaaggagccttttggtcttagacttggtcctccggtaccgcttgtcagagagagagaaagattcattaatccctccatccctccccttcaccccatctcttctctcttcctctctctttccttctctacctctttctctatccctctatccatccctccccttcaccccatctcttctctcttcctctctttccttctctacctctttctctatccctctatccatccctccctccctccctccccttcaccccatctcttc
Protein-coding regions in this window:
- the LOC116362652 gene encoding cAMP-dependent protein kinase type I-beta regulatory subunit, translated to MATSSSPNLEEDESLKGCEVFVQKHNIQQILKECIVNLCIAKPERPMKFLREHFEKLEKEESQQILARQKSNSQSDSHDDEVSPPLPNPVVKARRRRGGVSAEVYTEEDAVSYVRKVIPKDYKTMTALAKAISKNVLFAHLDDNERR